Proteins from one Sylvia atricapilla isolate bSylAtr1 chromosome 1, bSylAtr1.pri, whole genome shotgun sequence genomic window:
- the LOC136372615 gene encoding erythroblast NAD(P)(+)--arginine ADP-ribosyltransferase-like codes for MAPLAHTLALLAMTVATGAIKVKPLDISQNSFDDQYQGCGSDMTATLPALNYSEFQKNPFFAWAWTEAVAEWQRRGSPVSPLASPDQAIAIMAFMTYSCLRTVFTLSMRVAGRSPQEYRDNFHYKTLHFLLTDALATLRGTQKGKCLDVLYRDCGVLFQAQHGNTIRFSQFTAMSLSKPTEGCTVETVFQVHTCHGVDIGLFSKYPENKEVLIPPFETFEVIQVTQEGNKSQIWLRSTGTFSKYNCEWLKGGTISMAPFHLGGLVLATTALAMATEVL; via the coding sequence ATGGCCCCCCTGGCTCACactctggcactgctggcaatgACCGTGGCCACTGGAGCCATCAAGGTGAAGCCCCTGGACATTTCCCAGAACTCTTTTGATGACCAGTACCAGGGCTGTGGCTCTGACATGACCGCGACGTTGCCGGCCCTCAACTACTCTGAGTTCCAGAAGAATCCTTTCTTTGCCTGGGCCTGGACTGAGGCTGTGGCTGAGTGGCAGAGGAGGGggtcccctgtgtcccctctggcATCCCCAGACCAAGCCATTGCCATCATGGCCTTCATGACATATAGCTGCCTACGGACCGTATTCACTCTTTCCATGCGCGTGGCCGGGCGCTCACCCCAGGAATACCGGGACAATTTCCACTACAAAACGCTGCATTTCCTGCTGACCGATGCCCTGGCCACGCTGAGGggcacacagaaaggaaagtgtCTGGATGTGTTGTATCGGGATTGCGGGGTCCTGTTTCAGGCGCAGCATGGCAACACCATCCGGTTCAGTCAATTCACAGCAATGTCTCTGAGCAAACCAACTGAGGGGTGTACAGTGGAGACAGTGTTCCAGGTGCACACGTGCCATGGTGTGGATATAGGCTTATTCTCCAAATATCCAGAAAACAAGGAGGTGCTGATCCCACCCTTTGAGACCTTTGAGGTCATCCAAGTCACTCAGGAAGGGAACAAGTCACAGATCTGGCTCCGCTCCACTGGGACCTTCAGCAAATACAACTGCGAGTGGCTGAAAG